One genomic window of Garra rufa chromosome 24, GarRuf1.0, whole genome shotgun sequence includes the following:
- the LOC141300648 gene encoding uncharacterized protein, producing the protein MLFCFLSFKLTYFSLLFSSLSILCVQLFCFELFLCPLLISPLISSTLVFFYSVFCLNLLSSHLILFSFCVIFSHLFTFSSRLILNSSFLVIFVFSRLIFISFSSRLILVLFPTPLLVSFLSFLVSFSSFLISFSCLLISSFLVSSLLVFSSYLILIPSLVSFSSLVSFLSLHVSLSSILVSSFLFVSFLSAYLILILFLLVAFLSLFFLSPSHLFLSPSHLFCSCLIVISSRLILVSSCLISHLFPSHSFHVSFSSFFFSYHYHLFFLSPCLILVSAYLILILFLLVAFLSLFFLSPSHLFLSPSHLFCSCLIIISSWLILISSFLFVSFSSLLVSFSSHFTSHSHHFSSRIILIFSSCLILISSCLFFSLCVPFSSLLISFLSLLFSLCLHKLWLYYHIRK; encoded by the coding sequence ATGCTTTTTTGTTTTCTGTCCTTTAAACTCACCTATTTTAGTCTTCTGTTTTCTTCCTTGTCTATTCTCTGTGTTCAGCTCTTCTGTTTTGAACTCTTTTTATGTCCTCTCCTCATCTCTCCTCTCATTTCATCTACTTtagtctttttttattcagttttttgtcTCAATCTCCTCTCTTCTCATCTCATTCTCTTctctttttgtgttattttttctCATCTCTTCACATTCTCTTCTCGTCTCATCCTCAACTCCTCTTTTCTTGTCATTTTTGTCTTTTCTCGTCTCATTTTCATCTCTTTCTCTTCTCGTCTCATTCTTGTTTTATTCCCAACTCCTCTCCTTGTGTCATTCTTGTCTTTTCTCGTCTCATTCTCATCTTTTCTCATCTCATTCTCATGTCTTCTAATCTCTTCTTTTCTCGTCTCATCTCTTCTTGTTTTCTCATCTTATCTTATTCTCATCCCTTCTCTTGTCTCATTCTCATCTCTTGTCTCATTCTTGTCTCTTCATGTCTCATTGTCATCTATTCTCGTCTCTTCTTTTCTCTTTGTCTCATTCTTGTCTGCTTATCTCATTCTCATCCTTTTTCTTCTCGTAGCATTCTTATCTCTTTTCTTCTTGTCTCCTTCTCATCTTTTCTTGTCTCCTTCTCATCTCTTCTGTTCTTGTCTCATTGTCATCTCTTCTCGTCTCATTCTTGTCTCTTCTTGTCTCATTTCTCATCTCTTCCCATCTCATTCTTTTCACGTCTCATTCTCATCCTTTTTCTTCTCGTATCATTATCATCTTTTCTTCTTGTCTCCTTGTCTCATTCTCGTCTCTGCTTATCTCATTCTCATCCTTTTTCTTCTCGTAGCATTCTTATCTCTTTTCTTCTTGTCTCCTTCTCATCTTTTCTTGTCTCCTTCTCATCTCTTCTGTTCTTGTCTCATTATCATCTCTTCTTGGCTCATTCTTATCTCTTCTTTTCTCTTCGTCTCATTCTCGTCTCTTCTTGTCTCATTCTCATCTCATTTCACGTCTCATTCTCATCATTTTTCTTCTCGTATCATTCTCATCTTTTCTTCTTGTCTCATTCTCATCTCATCTTGTCTCTTCTTTTCTCTTTGCGTCCCTTTCTCATCTCTTCTCATCTCATTCTTGTCTCTTCTTTTCTCATTGTGTCTCCACAAGCTCTGGTTATATTATCATATCAGgaagtaa